From Candidatus Methylomirabilota bacterium, a single genomic window includes:
- a CDS encoding alternate F1F0 ATPase, F1 subunit alpha: protein MARETFATIGRAVAEHRAELRAIEVGELTWVASGIARVRGLPGAKADELLQFRGGLLGIVASLEPDDLGIILLGDSARLRAGDEARRTGRVIDVPVGPALLGRVVDAMGHPLDERGPVEAVERQPIERDAPAILDRAPVTVPLQTGLKVVDALVPVGRGQRELILGDRQTGKTTVAVEAILNQRAGDVVSVYCAIGQRTSAVARVVADLESRGALARSIVVVAGGDDAPGLQFVAPYAATTMAEYFMEQGQDTLVVYDDLTRHARAYRELSLLLRRPPGREAYPGDIFYVHARLLERGTRLRAERGGGSLTALPVIETQAQNIAAYIPTNLISITDGQIYLSPGLFQKGMLPAVDVGRSVSRVGGKAQLPAYRSVAGPLRLSYAQYEELETFARFGTRLDPETRHRLERGRRVREVLRQSQYEPLAVSAQIATLLAATEGLFDTIGIEAIADAEERVRTAVRDGLPDLCDAIDAGEGLGEKERNRIVETARQALREARG from the coding sequence GTGGCGCGCGAGACCTTTGCCACGATCGGTCGCGCCGTCGCCGAGCATCGAGCGGAACTGCGAGCGATCGAGGTGGGAGAGCTCACCTGGGTCGCGAGCGGCATCGCCCGCGTGCGCGGCCTGCCGGGGGCCAAAGCCGACGAGCTGCTGCAGTTCCGGGGCGGCCTGCTCGGGATCGTCGCCAGCCTGGAGCCGGACGACCTCGGGATCATCCTCCTGGGTGACAGCGCTCGCCTCCGCGCCGGGGACGAGGCACGGCGCACGGGGCGCGTGATCGACGTGCCGGTGGGGCCCGCCTTGCTCGGGCGCGTGGTGGATGCCATGGGCCATCCGCTGGACGAGCGGGGGCCCGTGGAGGCCGTCGAGCGACAGCCGATCGAGCGAGACGCCCCGGCGATCCTCGACCGCGCTCCCGTCACGGTCCCCCTCCAGACCGGGTTGAAGGTAGTGGATGCGCTCGTCCCGGTCGGCCGCGGGCAGCGGGAGCTGATTCTGGGCGACCGGCAGACGGGCAAGACGACCGTGGCGGTGGAGGCGATCCTGAACCAGCGCGCGGGCGACGTGGTCTCTGTCTACTGCGCGATCGGGCAGCGCACATCCGCCGTCGCGCGGGTCGTGGCCGATCTCGAGAGCCGCGGCGCACTGGCGCGCTCGATCGTGGTGGTGGCGGGTGGTGACGACGCGCCCGGGCTGCAGTTCGTGGCGCCCTATGCCGCGACGACGATGGCCGAGTACTTCATGGAGCAGGGGCAGGACACGCTCGTCGTCTATGACGATCTCACCCGGCATGCCCGGGCCTACCGCGAACTCTCGCTGCTGCTGCGCCGGCCACCCGGGCGCGAAGCGTATCCGGGCGACATCTTCTACGTCCATGCCCGGCTGCTCGAGCGCGGCACGCGCCTGAGAGCCGAGCGGGGCGGCGGGTCGCTGACGGCGCTGCCGGTGATCGAGACGCAGGCGCAGAACATCGCCGCCTACATCCCGACGAACCTCATCTCCATCACGGACGGCCAGATCTACCTCTCGCCGGGCCTGTTCCAGAAAGGCATGCTGCCCGCCGTAGACGTCGGCCGGTCGGTGTCGCGCGTGGGCGGCAAGGCCCAGCTGCCCGCCTACCGGAGCGTGGCCGGGCCGCTGCGCCTGTCGTACGCGCAGTACGAGGAGCTCGAGACCTTCGCGCGCTTCGGCACGCGCCTGGACCCCGAGACGCGGCACCGGCTGGAGCGGGGACGGCGCGTGCGCGAGGTGCTGCGGCAGTCACAGTACGAGCCGCTGGCGGTCTCGGCGCAGATCGCCACCTTGCTGGCCGCCACGGAGGGACTCTTCGACACCATCGGCATCGAGGCCATCGCCGACGCCGAGGAGCGCGTGCGCACCGCTGTCCGCGACGGCCTCCCCGACCTGTGCGACGCGATCGACGCCGGCGAGGGGCTCGGCGAGAAGGAGCGGAACCGGATCGTGGAGACGGCTCGACAGGCGCTGCGGGAGGCGCGCGGGTAA